A region from the Hylaeus volcanicus isolate JK05 chromosome 6, UHH_iyHylVolc1.0_haploid, whole genome shotgun sequence genome encodes:
- the LOC128878398 gene encoding dual serine/threonine and tyrosine protein kinase-like isoform X2: protein MASKLPQEFRRYHRNRNQLQHILDETQRALQSINVENIFPGENVVEQLLPPLTLDRITHILANSPAIVIFGQDSKSKATLVNSLISNDVLPVSNGPWRWIKLTYGQTNHISLTLGLEYEVVGDLQANEKPWSTLPVEDLTRSGGEDINCPTVLEVKLDQPILKDGVQIFIAPNNGAVKILAKGLLPILPIFLYALGENPLTEQNIEELRDLKETYPFNPVLFISSLGNITLTTIDAELTESEQHRLQNQLNPNDSPSDKNDDDSIDFDKMNSLGITWLDQLTHLGFLGMEESVEVDQLSWLVGGQYVSSSDLVDSCKKTDRILYFIHGCLQTYLINASTYLNEVHTTSLRKFILSAFDMARKIQITPRRIQYAQLKENELFASLMKIVNENQQELTELIQAIIQEMKNDVLLENDVYPCQSIPFNDTERVEWSATIRAATSELQRVVLGRLGEKVAKQIVNSVNCLRETFVGTLQRCLLSLEKSCERDSSSLASDALKQILSAAYNIELNNSSPSLIHSFLERLKQLFKSLPLPWSPAPILDAAWRKKVTIDILNSLSAAKLARTISTQFRDKLKASHDSFQAALRSLENYYSGKLERTEEQRIAIRMYHAPRLAKLALESTSMTDVVRYGIPHCGKEIGRGQYGVVFACDGWGGAPGPCAVKSVVPPDEKHWNDLAMEFYYTRSIPDHKRIVKLRGSVIDLSYGGGFGLGSAVLLISDRLSRDLYCGIRAGLSWLERIQIAIDVLEGIRYLHSQGLVHRDIKLKNVLLDTENRAKLTDLGFCITEAMMSGSIVGTPVHMAPELLSGHYDSSVDVYAFGILFWYICAGHVRLPYAFEQFHNKEQLWTSVKKGIRPERLSTFDDECWRLMEQCWSGEPSKRPLLGAIIPVLESIQQKAERDGKFSETEYT from the exons ATGGCAAGTAAATTACCACAAGAGTTTCGAAGGTACCATCGTAATCGAAACCAATTGCAACATATTCTGGATGAAACCCAAAGAGCACTACAATCTATCAatgtcgaaaatatttttcctggAG agAATGTTGTTGAGCAACTGTTGCCTCCTCTGACATTAGATAGAATCACCCATATTTTAGCAAATTCTCCTGCCATTGTTATTTTTGGACAAGATAGTAAATCAAAAGCAACATTGGTCAATAGCTTGATTTCTAATGATGTGTTACCAGTATCTAATGGACCTTGGCGGTGGATTAAGCTTACTTATGGGCAAACAAATCATATCAGTCTTACTTTAGGCTTAGAATACGAAGTAGTTGGAGACTTACAAGCTAATGAAAAACCATGGAGTACTCTTCCTGTTGAAGATTTAACAAGATCAGGTGGTGAAGATATTAATTGTCCAACAGTACTTGAGGTTAAGCTTGATCAACCTATACTAAAAGATggtgttcaaatatttattgcaccAAATAATGGAGCAGTGAAAATACTTGCCAAGGGACTATTACCTATTTTACCAATATTTCTATATGCTCTTGGTGAAAATCCTTTAACAGAACAAAACATAGAAGAATTGAGGGATTTGAAAGAAACATATCCTTTTAATCCTGTACTCTTTATATCATCGTTAGGAAATATCACATTGACTACTATTGATGCAGAATTGACTGAATCCGAACAACATAGACTACAAAATCAATTAAACCCTAATGATTCTCCATCAGATAAAAATGATGACGACAGTATTGACTTTGACAAAATGAATTCACTGGGTATAACATGGCTGGACCAGCTGACGCACTTAGGTTTTCTTGGTATGGAAGAATCTGTTGAAGTTGATCAACTGTCTTGGTTAGTCGGCGGACAATACGTTAGTTCTAGCGACTTGGTGGATTCATGCAAAAAGACAGATcggattttatattttattcatggATGTTTGCAAACCTATCTTATTAATGCTAGCACTTATTTAAATGAAGTACATACAACTAGTctacgaaaatttattttaagcgCGTTCGATATGGCacgtaaaattcaaataactcCAAGAAGAATACAATATGCTCAactgaaagaaaatgaattatttgcCAGTTTGATGAAAATCGTCAATGAAAATCAACAGGAATTAACTGAATTAATACAAGCTATCATACAAGAGATGAAAAACGATGTATTATTAGAGAATGATGTATATCCATGTCAAAGCATTCCCTTTAACGATACAGAAAGGGTAGAGTGGTCTGCAACTATCAGAGCCGCAACTTCCGAACTTCAACGAGTGGTGCTTGGACGTTTAGGTGAAAAAGTTGCTAAGCAGATTGTAAATTCTGTCAACTGTTTGCGTGAGACATTTGTCGGCACGTTACAGCGATGTTTATTAAGTCTCGAAAAAAGCTGCGAACGCGATTCTTCTTCGCTGGCTAGCGATGCTTTAAAGCAAATACTTTCGGCCGCATATAATATCGagttaaataattcttcgcCGTCTTTGATACATTCTTTCTTAGAAAGATTGAAACAACTGTTTAAGTCTCTACCTTTGCCGTGGTCACCAGCGCCAATTTTAGATGCAGCTTGGCGAAAAAAAGTTACTATCGACATATTGAATTCATTATCAGCGGCAAAGCTAGCTAGAACAATATCTACACAATTCAGAGATAAACTTAAAGCCTCGCACGATTCGTTCCAAGCAGCCCTGAGatctttggaaaattattattctggAAAATTAGAGAGAACCGAAGAGCAGAGAATAGCAATCAGAATGTATCATGCTCCTAGATTAGCTAAATTAGCGCTAGAATCAACATCGATGACAGACGTTGTTCGTTATGGAATTCCTCACTGTGGTAAAGAAATTGGCCGTGGTCAGTACGGTGTAGTATTTGCTTGCGATGGTTGGGGCGGTGCTCCAGGTCCCTGTGCGGTTAAATCAGTCGTTCCACCAGATGAAAAGCATTGGAATGATCTCGCtatggaattttattacactAGATCTATTCCAGATCACAAAAGGATAGTAAAACTTCGAGGATCAGTTATAGACTTATCTTATGGTGGAGGATTTGGCCTTGGATCTGCAGTTCTTTTGATATCGGATCGTTTAAGCCGAGACTTATATTGCGGAATACGTGCTGGTTTATCTTGGCTAGAGCGTATACAAATAGCAATAGATGTCTTAGAAGGAATACGATATCTTCATTCACAAGGACTTGTTCATCGAGACATTAAGTTGAAAAACGTACTTCTTGATACAGAAAACAGGGCTAAATTAACCGATCTTGGGTTTTGTATCACGGAAGCTATGATGTCGGGAAGTATCGTTGGAACACCTGTTCATATGGCACCAGAACTTCTCTCTGGTCATTACGATAGTAGCGTCGATGTATACGCATTTGGGATACTGTTCTGGTACATATGTGCAGGGCATGTAAGATTACCGTACGCTTTTGAGCaatttcataataaagaaCAATTGTGGACTAGCGtaaaaaaag GAATACGACCTGAACGATTATCTACCTTTGACGACGAATGTTGGAGATTAATGGAACAATGCTGGTCCGGAGAACCGTCCAAACGACCCTTACTCGGGGCAATTATACCAGTCTTAGAATCGATTCAGCAAAAAGCAGAAAGAG ATGGCAAATTCTCTGAAACAGAATACACATGA
- the LOC128878398 gene encoding dual serine/threonine and tyrosine protein kinase-like isoform X1 yields MASKLPQEFRRYHRNRNQLQHILDETQRALQSINVENIFPGENVVEQLLPPLTLDRITHILANSPAIVIFGQDSKSKATLVNSLISNDVLPVSNGPWRWIKLTYGQTNHISLTLGLEYEVVGDLQANEKPWSTLPVEDLTRSGGEDINCPTVLEVKLDQPILKDGVQIFIAPNNGAVKILAKGLLPILPIFLYALGENPLTEQNIEELRDLKETYPFNPVLFISSLGNITLTTIDAELTESEQHRLQNQLNPNDSPSDKNDDDSIDFDKMNSLGITWLDQLTHLGFLGMEESVEVDQLSWLVGGQYVSSSDLVDSCKKTDRILYFIHGCLQTYLINASTYLNEVHTTSLRKFILSAFDMARKIQITPRRIQYAQLKENELFASLMKIVNENQQELTELIQAIIQEMKNDVLLENDVYPCQSIPFNDTERVEWSATIRAATSELQRVVLGRLGEKVAKQIVNSVNCLRETFVGTLQRCLLSLEKSCERDSSSLASDALKQILSAAYNIELNNSSPSLIHSFLERLKQLFKSLPLPWSPAPILDAAWRKKVTIDILNSLSAAKLARTISTQFRDKLKASHDSFQAALRSLENYYSGKLERTEEQRIAIRMYHAPRLAKLALESTSMTDVVRYGIPHCGKEIGRGQYGVVFACDGWGGAPGPCAVKSVVPPDEKHWNDLAMEFYYTRSIPDHKRIVKLRGSVIDLSYGGGFGLGSAVLLISDRLSRDLYCGIRAGLSWLERIQIAIDVLEGIRYLHSQGLVHRDIKLKNVLLDTENRAKLTDLGFCITEAMMSGSIVGTPVHMAPELLSGHYDSSVDVYAFGILFWYICAGHVRLPYAFEQFHNKEQLWTSVKKGIRPERLSTFDDECWRLMEQCWSGEPSKRPLLGAIIPVLESIQQKAERGKSLQQLPTLKLQESSSSELKNLALALAEPYNQRGRVMSPHPAKRRTIRTVKHPVFHITNLFQASVRPNLYVQMREY; encoded by the exons ATGGCAAGTAAATTACCACAAGAGTTTCGAAGGTACCATCGTAATCGAAACCAATTGCAACATATTCTGGATGAAACCCAAAGAGCACTACAATCTATCAatgtcgaaaatatttttcctggAG agAATGTTGTTGAGCAACTGTTGCCTCCTCTGACATTAGATAGAATCACCCATATTTTAGCAAATTCTCCTGCCATTGTTATTTTTGGACAAGATAGTAAATCAAAAGCAACATTGGTCAATAGCTTGATTTCTAATGATGTGTTACCAGTATCTAATGGACCTTGGCGGTGGATTAAGCTTACTTATGGGCAAACAAATCATATCAGTCTTACTTTAGGCTTAGAATACGAAGTAGTTGGAGACTTACAAGCTAATGAAAAACCATGGAGTACTCTTCCTGTTGAAGATTTAACAAGATCAGGTGGTGAAGATATTAATTGTCCAACAGTACTTGAGGTTAAGCTTGATCAACCTATACTAAAAGATggtgttcaaatatttattgcaccAAATAATGGAGCAGTGAAAATACTTGCCAAGGGACTATTACCTATTTTACCAATATTTCTATATGCTCTTGGTGAAAATCCTTTAACAGAACAAAACATAGAAGAATTGAGGGATTTGAAAGAAACATATCCTTTTAATCCTGTACTCTTTATATCATCGTTAGGAAATATCACATTGACTACTATTGATGCAGAATTGACTGAATCCGAACAACATAGACTACAAAATCAATTAAACCCTAATGATTCTCCATCAGATAAAAATGATGACGACAGTATTGACTTTGACAAAATGAATTCACTGGGTATAACATGGCTGGACCAGCTGACGCACTTAGGTTTTCTTGGTATGGAAGAATCTGTTGAAGTTGATCAACTGTCTTGGTTAGTCGGCGGACAATACGTTAGTTCTAGCGACTTGGTGGATTCATGCAAAAAGACAGATcggattttatattttattcatggATGTTTGCAAACCTATCTTATTAATGCTAGCACTTATTTAAATGAAGTACATACAACTAGTctacgaaaatttattttaagcgCGTTCGATATGGCacgtaaaattcaaataactcCAAGAAGAATACAATATGCTCAactgaaagaaaatgaattatttgcCAGTTTGATGAAAATCGTCAATGAAAATCAACAGGAATTAACTGAATTAATACAAGCTATCATACAAGAGATGAAAAACGATGTATTATTAGAGAATGATGTATATCCATGTCAAAGCATTCCCTTTAACGATACAGAAAGGGTAGAGTGGTCTGCAACTATCAGAGCCGCAACTTCCGAACTTCAACGAGTGGTGCTTGGACGTTTAGGTGAAAAAGTTGCTAAGCAGATTGTAAATTCTGTCAACTGTTTGCGTGAGACATTTGTCGGCACGTTACAGCGATGTTTATTAAGTCTCGAAAAAAGCTGCGAACGCGATTCTTCTTCGCTGGCTAGCGATGCTTTAAAGCAAATACTTTCGGCCGCATATAATATCGagttaaataattcttcgcCGTCTTTGATACATTCTTTCTTAGAAAGATTGAAACAACTGTTTAAGTCTCTACCTTTGCCGTGGTCACCAGCGCCAATTTTAGATGCAGCTTGGCGAAAAAAAGTTACTATCGACATATTGAATTCATTATCAGCGGCAAAGCTAGCTAGAACAATATCTACACAATTCAGAGATAAACTTAAAGCCTCGCACGATTCGTTCCAAGCAGCCCTGAGatctttggaaaattattattctggAAAATTAGAGAGAACCGAAGAGCAGAGAATAGCAATCAGAATGTATCATGCTCCTAGATTAGCTAAATTAGCGCTAGAATCAACATCGATGACAGACGTTGTTCGTTATGGAATTCCTCACTGTGGTAAAGAAATTGGCCGTGGTCAGTACGGTGTAGTATTTGCTTGCGATGGTTGGGGCGGTGCTCCAGGTCCCTGTGCGGTTAAATCAGTCGTTCCACCAGATGAAAAGCATTGGAATGATCTCGCtatggaattttattacactAGATCTATTCCAGATCACAAAAGGATAGTAAAACTTCGAGGATCAGTTATAGACTTATCTTATGGTGGAGGATTTGGCCTTGGATCTGCAGTTCTTTTGATATCGGATCGTTTAAGCCGAGACTTATATTGCGGAATACGTGCTGGTTTATCTTGGCTAGAGCGTATACAAATAGCAATAGATGTCTTAGAAGGAATACGATATCTTCATTCACAAGGACTTGTTCATCGAGACATTAAGTTGAAAAACGTACTTCTTGATACAGAAAACAGGGCTAAATTAACCGATCTTGGGTTTTGTATCACGGAAGCTATGATGTCGGGAAGTATCGTTGGAACACCTGTTCATATGGCACCAGAACTTCTCTCTGGTCATTACGATAGTAGCGTCGATGTATACGCATTTGGGATACTGTTCTGGTACATATGTGCAGGGCATGTAAGATTACCGTACGCTTTTGAGCaatttcataataaagaaCAATTGTGGACTAGCGtaaaaaaag GAATACGACCTGAACGATTATCTACCTTTGACGACGAATGTTGGAGATTAATGGAACAATGCTGGTCCGGAGAACCGTCCAAACGACCCTTACTCGGGGCAATTATACCAGTCTTAGAATCGATTCAGCAAAAAGCAGAAAGAGGCAAGTCCTTACAACAGCTCCCTACATTGAAGCTACAAGAAAGTTCGTCAtcagaattgaaaaatcttgCATTAGCATTAGCAGAACCTTATAATCAAAGAGGTCGTGTAATGAGTCCACATCCTGCAAAGCGTAGAACAATAAGAACTGTAAAACATCCTGTTTTTCACATTACTAATCTATTTCAAGCGAGTGTACGCCCCAATCTATACGTTCAAATGCGGgaatactaa